From a single Bryobacter aggregatus MPL3 genomic region:
- a CDS encoding RHS repeat-associated core domain-containing protein: MAAVIQAAKATAQLFVLAAVCLPVFANIPRSSLVAEKPHLGVANFALVSHRADSAANVLIAPGLPGCLYDSSARPCCSGKERDAETGLDFFSARYMSAAQGRFTSPDVPFADQWEKNPQSWNLYSYARNNPLRFVDPTGRCSQAAGGYTDEGSGLFPGPCSGGTIGDSNNNTNSVTVTGKKGNAVGAFVLNALFALDSTANNYFAWMFKERPKLLENTPTTKEFVGQAAAATVLVGTMMIGPSGGAQAPLRLIHSEATLSKTILDGLRKKSTQEIIDTLKPGLEEGLKVKPDGRVMDGNHRIKVLMERGVDVNSLPREVLK; the protein is encoded by the coding sequence ATGGCCGCAGTGATCCAGGCGGCTAAAGCAACGGCGCAGCTTTTTGTTTTAGCCGCCGTCTGTCTTCCCGTCTTTGCGAACATCCCAAGATCATCGCTCGTAGCCGAAAAACCGCATCTGGGGGTCGCCAACTTTGCGCTGGTCTCGCACCGGGCTGATTCCGCCGCTAACGTACTGATCGCACCTGGGTTGCCGGGATGCTTGTACGATTCAAGCGCCAGACCTTGTTGTTCCGGCAAGGAACGGGATGCAGAGACGGGGCTGGACTTTTTCTCGGCACGCTACATGAGTGCCGCCCAAGGACGTTTCACAAGTCCTGACGTTCCTTTTGCGGACCAGTGGGAGAAGAATCCACAAAGCTGGAATTTGTACAGCTACGCTCGGAACAACCCACTGCGGTTTGTCGACCCCACTGGCAGATGCAGTCAAGCTGCGGGTGGCTACACGGATGAGGGGAGTGGGCTGTTTCCTGGTCCCTGTTCGGGCGGGACCATTGGCGACAGTAACAACAACACGAATTCGGTGACAGTTACCGGAAAGAAGGGCAATGCTGTTGGGGCATTCGTCCTGAATGCGCTCTTTGCGCTAGACAGCACCGCCAACAACTACTTCGCCTGGATGTTTAAAGAGCGTCCAAAGCTGTTGGAGAACACGCCTACTACTAAAGAGTTCGTCGGCCAAGCTGCCGCTGCAACAGTCCTTGTGGGAACGATGATGATTGGTCCAAGTGGTGGCGCACAAGCCCCTTTGAGACTTATCCACTCCGAGGCAACGTTAAGCAAGACGATCCTAGATGGTCTTCGCAAGAAGTCAACCCAGGAGATCATTGACACTTTGAAGCCAGGCTTGGAAGAAGGTCTCAAAGTGAAGCCTGATGGGCGAGTCATGGACGGAAATCATCGCATCAAGGTTCTGATGGAACGTGGAGTGGACGTGAACTCACTGCCCAGAGAGGTCCTGAAGTGA
- a CDS encoding DNA primase codes for MARIPDDEIQRLKNEISVERLVTSFGVELKRHGAELIGRCPFHDDKTPSLVVSPKTNLWHCLGKCNIGGSAIDWVMRTQGVSFRHAVELLKADHPSLAAGEVHVVKKGTTAKLESPVTTDADEQQTLLSVVEFYHKTLKESPEALRYLESRGLTNAEMVGHFKLGFANRKLGLTLPDKNRKAGADLRGRLQRLGILRAESGHEHMNGSVVFPVFSLAGEVLGMYGRKITPGLREGTPLHLYLPGPHRGVFNEEALVVSKEIILCESIIDTLTFWCAGFRNVTCSYGVNGFTDDHRAAFQKHGTRSVWIAYDRDEAGDAAAERLKEELDKLGITSHRVLFPKGMDANEYARKVTPAEQSLAVLLNKAEWWGAVKKKPAAKEKTSAPEPTPEAPVEPIPLAAPIVNEAPAPVISMAAEVDIEVVSVSAANDEIVMRHGDRRFRIRGLGKNLSHDLMKVNVLVSRQDEFHVDTLDLYADRQRAAFLKRAAEELGLKEDILRKDLGRVFLKLEELRDEQIRKTLEAAPQEAQMSEEDRTEALALLRDPKLLDRILDDFAKCGLVGEESNKLIGYLAVISRHLESPLAVVVQSSSAAGKSSLMDMVLAFVPEEERIQYSAMTGQSLYYMGEMDLKHKVLAIVEEEGASRASYALKLLQSEGVLTIASTGKDPATGKLVTQQYRVEGPVMMFLTTTAIDIDEELLNRCLVLSVNADREQTQAIHRLQREAQTLEGLMKRQERRELIRLHQNAQRLLKPIAVVNPYAKELTFPDSLTRTRRDHMKYLTLIRAVALLHQHQRSVRTTTWRGKTLEYIEVTPGDIAIANRLVSEAMGRSLDELRPETRRMLLLIDEMVTAQCQQLKIERNDFRFSRRDVRHHTGWSATQVRIHMDRLQEMEYLLAHRGGRGQSFVYELVFERGDNTSKPHIPGLIDVYDSNLTDPEGQLAGSKRGQNGGVTEGWRSAETRMDTGSNGVFAPNHENSTSVEIDENPVVAAHRHNHAGVR; via the coding sequence ATGGCACGTATCCCCGATGATGAAATCCAGCGGTTGAAGAACGAGATCAGCGTGGAGCGCTTGGTCACGAGCTTTGGCGTGGAACTGAAGCGGCATGGGGCGGAACTGATCGGGCGGTGTCCGTTTCACGACGACAAGACGCCATCGCTGGTGGTCTCGCCGAAGACGAATCTGTGGCACTGCCTGGGCAAATGCAACATCGGCGGCTCGGCCATCGATTGGGTCATGCGGACGCAGGGCGTGAGCTTCCGGCACGCCGTGGAACTGCTCAAGGCCGATCATCCTTCTTTAGCTGCTGGCGAAGTTCATGTGGTGAAGAAAGGTACGACGGCGAAGCTAGAATCTCCGGTCACGACTGATGCCGACGAGCAGCAGACGTTGTTGAGCGTGGTCGAGTTTTATCACAAGACGCTGAAGGAATCGCCGGAAGCGTTGCGGTATCTGGAATCTCGTGGCCTGACAAATGCGGAGATGGTCGGCCACTTCAAACTGGGCTTTGCCAACCGCAAGCTCGGCCTGACGCTGCCCGACAAGAACCGCAAGGCCGGGGCCGATCTGCGTGGGCGCTTGCAGCGGTTGGGCATCCTGCGTGCCGAGAGCGGCCACGAGCACATGAACGGATCGGTGGTGTTTCCGGTCTTCTCGCTGGCTGGTGAAGTGCTCGGCATGTATGGGCGCAAGATCACGCCAGGTCTGCGTGAGGGAACGCCGCTGCACCTGTATCTGCCGGGGCCGCATCGTGGTGTGTTCAACGAAGAGGCGCTGGTGGTCTCGAAGGAAATCATCCTGTGCGAATCGATCATCGACACCTTGACGTTCTGGTGCGCCGGGTTCCGCAACGTGACGTGCTCGTATGGCGTCAACGGCTTCACCGACGATCACCGGGCCGCATTCCAGAAGCATGGCACTCGTAGCGTATGGATCGCCTACGACCGGGATGAAGCTGGAGATGCAGCGGCAGAGCGGCTAAAAGAAGAACTCGACAAACTCGGCATCACGTCGCACCGGGTGCTGTTCCCGAAAGGCATGGACGCCAATGAATACGCCAGGAAGGTGACGCCAGCCGAGCAGAGTCTTGCCGTGTTGTTGAACAAGGCTGAATGGTGGGGAGCGGTGAAGAAGAAGCCAGCGGCTAAGGAAAAAACGAGTGCGCCGGAACCCACGCCGGAAGCGCCAGTGGAGCCAATACCATTAGCCGCTCCCATCGTCAACGAAGCGCCAGCGCCAGTGATCTCAATGGCGGCGGAAGTCGATATCGAAGTGGTCTCGGTCTCTGCGGCCAACGATGAAATCGTGATGCGGCATGGTGACCGCCGTTTCCGCATCCGTGGCCTGGGCAAGAACCTCAGCCACGATCTGATGAAGGTCAACGTGCTGGTGTCGAGGCAGGATGAGTTCCATGTCGATACGCTCGATCTTTACGCCGACCGTCAACGTGCTGCGTTCCTCAAGCGTGCCGCCGAAGAGCTTGGACTGAAAGAAGACATCCTCCGCAAAGACCTGGGCCGGGTGTTTCTGAAGCTCGAAGAACTGCGAGACGAGCAGATACGCAAAACCCTCGAAGCCGCTCCGCAGGAAGCCCAGATGAGCGAAGAAGACCGCACCGAGGCGCTGGCGCTGTTGCGTGATCCGAAGCTGCTCGACCGCATCCTCGACGACTTCGCCAAGTGCGGTTTGGTGGGTGAGGAATCGAACAAGCTCATCGGCTATCTGGCCGTCATCTCCCGGCACCTGGAATCGCCGCTGGCCGTGGTGGTGCAGTCTTCATCGGCTGCTGGCAAATCGTCGCTGATGGACATGGTGCTGGCGTTCGTGCCGGAAGAAGAGCGCATCCAATACTCGGCCATGACGGGGCAATCACTCTACTACATGGGCGAGATGGACCTGAAACACAAGGTCCTCGCCATCGTGGAAGAGGAAGGCGCATCGAGAGCATCGTATGCACTGAAGCTGCTGCAAAGTGAAGGCGTGCTCACCATTGCATCGACAGGAAAAGACCCGGCGACAGGCAAACTCGTCACGCAGCAATATCGGGTCGAAGGTCCGGTGATGATGTTCCTCACGACCACAGCCATCGACATCGACGAGGAACTGTTGAACCGTTGTCTGGTGCTTTCGGTGAATGCGGATCGGGAGCAGACGCAAGCGATCCATCGTTTGCAAAGAGAAGCCCAGACGCTCGAAGGCTTGATGAAGCGGCAGGAGCGGCGGGAACTGATCCGGCTGCACCAGAACGCCCAACGGCTGCTGAAGCCCATCGCCGTCGTGAATCCTTACGCCAAAGAACTCACCTTCCCCGACAGCCTGACACGCACTCGGCGGGATCACATGAAGTACCTCACGCTCATTCGTGCGGTGGCGCTTCTGCATCAACACCAACGGTCTGTAAGGACAACAACGTGGCGTGGCAAGACGCTCGAATACATCGAAGTCACGCCGGGTGACATCGCTATCGCCAATCGTTTGGTGTCGGAGGCGATGGGCCGTTCGCTCGATGAACTGCGACCGGAGACACGGCGGATGCTACTGCTGATCGACGAGATGGTGACGGCGCAATGCCAGCAGCTAAAGATCGAGCGAAATGATTTTCGTTTTAGCCGCCGTGACGTGCGCCATCACACAGGCTGGAGCGCCACGCAGGTCCGCATCCACATGGACCGCTTGCAGGAGATGGAATACCTGCTGGCGCATCGTGGTGGCCGGGGCCAGAGCTTTGTTTATGAGCTTGTCTTCGAGCGTGGCGACAACACATCGAAGCCGCACATTCCCGGCCTGATCGATGTGTACGATTCCAACCTGACGGACCCGGAAGGCCAGTTAGCGGGGTCAAAACGGGGCCAAAACGGTGGGGTGACGGAGGGGTGGCGGAGCGCTGAAACCCGCATGGATACTGGCTCAAATGGTGTTTTTGCACCAAATCACGAAAACAGCACTTCTGTGGAGATCGATGAAAATCCGGTCGTAGCCGCACATCGCCATAACCATGCAGGGGTCCGCTGA
- the xerC gene encoding site-specific tyrosine recombinase XerC: MARVRKPRKPAERPTTPLALLMEKHLEDLLTKNYSEYTIKGRRVHIRFFLAWVADRGITEPVEVTRTVLEAYQRYVFHYRKKDGQPLGFNAQHDRLVPLRVWFRWMARNHHILHNPASELELPRLAFRLPKAVLSASEVEQIMLQTDIHDPLGLRDRAILETFYSTGIRRLELAQLKLWDLDLERSTLTIRQGKGKKDRMIPLGDRAAAWVRKYLDESRTQLVSEPDEHFVFLSNVGEPFALDYLTELVSMYVKAAQINKQGSCHMFRHTMATLMLEGGADTRFIQAMLGHADLKTTQIYTHVAIRQLQEIHRATHPAKLTKDRPTTKSASPDAADVFAALDDENDEDPEV; the protein is encoded by the coding sequence ATGGCTCGTGTCCGCAAGCCTCGCAAACCTGCCGAGCGGCCCACCACACCGTTGGCGCTGCTGATGGAAAAACATCTCGAAGACCTGCTCACGAAAAACTACTCCGAGTACACTATCAAGGGGCGGCGTGTGCATATCCGCTTCTTCCTCGCATGGGTGGCGGATCGTGGCATCACCGAGCCAGTGGAAGTGACTCGCACGGTGCTTGAAGCCTATCAGCGCTACGTGTTCCATTACCGCAAGAAGGACGGCCAGCCGCTCGGCTTCAACGCCCAACATGATCGTCTGGTGCCGCTGCGGGTGTGGTTCCGTTGGATGGCGAGGAATCATCACATCCTGCACAATCCGGCGTCGGAACTGGAACTGCCCCGGTTGGCGTTCCGCTTGCCTAAGGCCGTGCTGTCGGCCTCGGAAGTGGAGCAGATCATGTTGCAGACCGACATCCACGATCCTCTTGGCTTGCGTGACAGAGCCATCCTGGAGACGTTCTACTCGACCGGGATACGGCGGCTGGAACTGGCGCAACTGAAGCTGTGGGACCTTGACCTGGAGCGCTCGACGCTCACCATCCGCCAGGGCAAGGGCAAGAAGGATCGCATGATTCCGTTGGGCGACCGTGCCGCCGCCTGGGTACGCAAATACTTGGACGAGTCCCGCACGCAACTGGTGAGCGAACCGGATGAACACTTCGTCTTCCTGTCGAATGTCGGCGAACCGTTTGCGCTGGACTACCTGACCGAACTGGTGAGCATGTACGTGAAGGCGGCGCAAATCAACAAGCAGGGATCGTGCCATATGTTCCGGCACACGATGGCGACGTTGATGCTCGAAGGCGGCGCAGACACACGCTTCATCCAGGCGATGCTCGGCCACGCCGATCTGAAGACGACGCAAATTTACACGCATGTGGCGATCCGCCAGCTTCAGGAAATCCACCGGGCCACGCACCCGGCGAAGCTCACGAAGGATCGACCGACGACGAAGAGCGCCAGCCCGGATGCCGCCGACGTGTTCGCTGCGCTCGATGATGAGAACGACGAAGACCCGGAAGTGTAA
- a CDS encoding recombinase family protein — protein MAKRFQGNRALCYVRVSTVEQSKFGFSLDAQEDRLRAYCQMAGLEVMELVREEGVSASIPLAKRPAGAKLLEWMNNGVGHVVCLKLDRLFRDAEDALRQTKAWDKAGVSLHLVDMGGQSLSTGSAMGRMFLTLMAGCAELERNLVAERTASVLAHKKQQGKVYNHTPFGFERAGDRLVVAAAEMAMVRLMHERREDGWSLAMIADAFNADHIPGKNGGKWYGRTVKNILENSLFQMVAGNEAS, from the coding sequence ATGGCGAAACGATTCCAAGGCAACCGGGCGCTCTGCTACGTGAGGGTTTCCACCGTCGAGCAATCGAAGTTCGGCTTCTCGCTCGACGCCCAGGAAGATCGCCTTCGTGCCTACTGCCAGATGGCCGGATTGGAAGTGATGGAGTTGGTGCGTGAGGAAGGCGTCTCGGCCAGCATCCCTTTGGCGAAGCGTCCTGCCGGGGCGAAGCTACTTGAGTGGATGAACAACGGTGTCGGCCATGTCGTCTGCCTGAAGCTCGACCGATTGTTCAGAGACGCCGAAGACGCCCTGCGCCAAACGAAAGCCTGGGACAAAGCGGGAGTCTCGCTGCACTTGGTGGACATGGGCGGTCAGTCGTTGAGTACGGGTTCAGCGATGGGCCGCATGTTTCTCACGCTGATGGCGGGATGCGCCGAACTCGAACGCAACCTCGTGGCCGAACGCACCGCCTCAGTCCTGGCGCACAAGAAGCAGCAGGGCAAGGTCTACAACCACACGCCCTTCGGCTTCGAGCGTGCCGGGGATCGCCTCGTGGTCGCCGCCGCTGAGATGGCGATGGTACGCCTGATGCACGAGCGCCGGGAAGACGGCTGGAGTCTCGCCATGATCGCCGACGCCTTCAACGCCGATCACATCCCCGGCAAGAACGGCGGCAAGTGGTATGGCCGCACCGTGAAGAACATTCTGGAAAATTCGCTGTTTCAGATGGTCGCCGGGAACGAAGCGTCGTGA
- a CDS encoding RHS repeat-associated core domain-containing protein: MIQAAKATAQLFVLAAVCLPALANIPRTPLVAEKPHLGVASFALVSHRAESAANPMNAPGIAGCLYDSGTRPCCSGKERDQETGLDYFGARYLMAGLGRFGSADPLMESGNPQNGQSWNRYAYTYNNPLRFVDPNGMCSGPPLQAGEMGVCIDLYIAAPKIGVIGEGDNRGPAPNDPKATYRQELQLALNPKTGGVRVVKDDPGVSEVLVVPDELGKLSPTLAAKGTSSTSVSPTTTDKQGNHHFAIYNEALNGIASLPYISKVAISDTIKTDVKFVFTPDGKVGLDPGGTRTAYPSIEIYRYDQSGKPTTLLQQKESGNPADLCCRNQSIPRVSPR, translated from the coding sequence GTGATCCAGGCGGCTAAAGCAACGGCGCAGCTTTTTGTTTTAGCCGCCGTCTGCCTTCCCGCTCTTGCGAACATCCCACGCACGCCACTCGTAGCCGAAAAACCGCATCTGGGGGTCGCCAGCTTTGCGCTGGTCTCGCACCGGGCCGAGTCCGCTGCTAACCCCATGAACGCACCGGGGATCGCAGGATGCTTGTACGATTCCGGCACCAGACCTTGTTGTTCGGGCAAGGAACGGGATCAGGAGACGGGGCTCGATTACTTTGGAGCCAGGTACTTGATGGCGGGGCTGGGGCGGTTTGGGAGTGCGGATCCGTTGATGGAATCTGGCAATCCCCAGAATGGTCAAAGTTGGAATCGATATGCCTACACGTACAACAATCCACTACGATTTGTGGACCCGAATGGAATGTGTAGCGGGCCACCGCTCCAAGCCGGAGAAATGGGAGTTTGTATCGACCTATACATTGCTGCCCCGAAGATTGGGGTCATTGGTGAAGGTGACAACCGCGGCCCAGCTCCCAACGATCCCAAGGCAACCTACCGCCAGGAACTTCAGCTGGCGTTAAACCCGAAAACGGGTGGGGTTCGTGTCGTAAAGGATGATCCAGGAGTGAGCGAAGTCTTGGTTGTTCCTGACGAGCTTGGGAAGCTATCACCGACGTTGGCTGCTAAGGGAACATCAAGTACATCCGTTTCTCCTACAACGACGGATAAACAAGGAAACCATCACTTCGCTATCTACAACGAAGCATTAAATGGCATCGCGAGCCTTCCGTACATCAGTAAGGTTGCAATCTCAGACACGATCAAAACGGACGTCAAGTTTGTCTTTACTCCCGACGGAAAAGTTGGACTCGATCCCGGAGGCACACGCACTGCGTACCCCTCAATAGAAATCTACCGCTATGACCAAAGTGGAAAGCCGACCACTCTGCTCCAGCAAAAGGAATCTGGAAATCCTGCTGATCTTTGTTGCCGCAATCAGTCGATCCCGAGAGTTTCGCCAAGATGA
- the xerC gene encoding site-specific tyrosine recombinase XerC: MARVRKPRKPAERPTTPLALLMEKHLEDLLTKNYSEYTIKGRRVHIGFFLEWVADRGITEPVEVTRTVLEAYQRYVFHYRKKNGQPLGFNAQHDRLVPLRVWFRWMARNHHILHNPASELELPRLAQRLPKAVLSAAEVEQIMLQTDIHDPLGLRDRAILETFYSTGIRRLELAQLKLWDLDLERSTLTIRQGKGKKDRMIPLGDRAAAWVRKYLDESRTQLVSEPDEHFVFLSNVGEPFALDYLTELVSMYVKAAQIDKQGSCHMFRHTMATLMLEGGADTRFIQAMLGHADLKTTQIYTHVAIRQLQEIHRATHPAQLSKDRPPTNPASPDAADVFAALDAENDEEPEL; encoded by the coding sequence ATGGCTCGTGTCCGCAAGCCTCGCAAACCTGCCGAGCGGCCCACCACACCGTTGGCGCTGCTGATGGAAAAACATCTCGAAGACCTGCTCACGAAAAATTACTCCGAGTACACGATCAAAGGGCGGCGTGTGCATATCGGCTTCTTCCTCGAATGGGTGGCCGACCGTGGCATCACCGAGCCTGTGGAAGTGACCCGCACGGTGCTCGAAGCCTATCAGCGCTACGTGTTCCACTATCGAAAAAAGAACGGCCAGCCGCTCGGCTTCAACGCACAGCATGACCGTCTGGTGCCGTTGCGAGTGTGGTTCCGGTGGATGGCAAGGAATCATCACATCCTGCACAATCCGGCCAGCGAACTGGAACTGCCCAGGCTGGCGCAACGCTTGCCCAAGGCCGTGCTGTCGGCGGCGGAAGTCGAGCAGATCATGTTGCAGACGGACATCCACGATCCTCTTGGGCTGCGTGATCGAGCCATCCTGGAGACGTTTTACTCGACTGGAATACGGCGTCTGGAACTGGCGCAACTGAAGCTGTGGGACCTTGATCTCGAACGCTCGACGCTGACGATCCGCCAGGGCAAGGGCAAGAAGGATCGCATGATCCCGTTGGGTGATCGTGCAGCGGCTTGGGTACGCAAATACCTGGATGAATCCCGCACGCAACTGGTGAGCGAACCGGATGAACACTTCGTCTTCCTGTCGAATGTCGGCGAACCGTTTGCGCTGGACTATCTCACCGAACTCGTGAGCATGTACGTCAAGGCGGCGCAGATCGACAAGCAGGGATCGTGCCATATGTTCCGGCACACGATGGCAACGCTGATGCTCGAAGGCGGCGCAGACACACGCTTCATCCAGGCGATGCTCGGCCACGCTGATCTGAAGACGACGCAGATTTACACGCATGTGGCGATCCGGCAGCTTCAGGAAATCCACCGGGCCACGCATCCGGCGCAACTGTCGAAGGATCGGCCACCGACCAATCCGGCCAGCCCGGATGCCGCCGACGTGTTCGCTGCGCTCGATGCTGAGAACGACGAAGAACCCGAACTGTAA
- a CDS encoding helix-turn-helix domain-containing protein, translated as MKLDPIDLGGETIGQRLARLRKERGFTQVELAEKTGLVQTLVTDYECDRLRLSAEMAIRFAQGLGVTMDDLLQPAGSKVARKPSRKVLRRLELIESLPDRQQETLLRTIDTFLEAAALKSARR; from the coding sequence TTGAAACTTGATCCCATCGACCTGGGCGGCGAGACCATCGGCCAGCGCCTCGCTCGTCTCCGCAAGGAGCGTGGCTTTACTCAGGTGGAGTTGGCCGAGAAGACTGGACTCGTGCAAACACTCGTCACTGACTACGAGTGCGACCGCTTGCGCCTTTCGGCAGAGATGGCGATCCGCTTCGCTCAGGGCTTGGGCGTGACGATGGACGATCTGCTGCAACCTGCTGGCTCCAAGGTTGCCCGGAAGCCTTCCCGCAAGGTTCTACGCCGTCTGGAGTTGATTGAGAGCCTTCCTGATCGGCAACAGGAAACACTCTTACGGACGATTGATACTTTTCTGGAAGCTGCGGCTCTGAAGTCGGCCAGGAGGTAG